The genomic segment GCAGTGCCGCTACCGCATCGACAAATGCCAACCTTTCGAACCTCTCGTTGTCCTCCGGTACACTGTCACCGAGCTTTGCCAGCGGTACGACGAGCTATACCGCCTCGGTGGCCAATGGCGTGAGCACGATTACGGTGACGCCGACGGTCAGCGACGCGACCGCAACTGTGAAGGTGAACGGCACGACGGTGACTTCCGGCACGGCCTCGGGCTCCATCAACCTCAGCGTCGGCACGAACACGATCACCACGGTTGTGACGGCGCAGGACAGCACGACGACCAAGACCTATACGGTGACGGTGACGCGGGCGGCGGCGGTCTCGACGGATACTAACCTCGCCAACCTCTCGCTGTCATCCGGCACGCTTTCGCCAAGTTTCGCGAGCGGCACGACGAGCTATACCGCCTCTGTCGCCAATGGCGTGAGCACGATTACGGTGACGCCGACGGTGAGCGATGCGACCGCGACGGTGAAGGTCAACGGCACGACGGTCACGTCTGGCACGGCGTCAGGCACCATCAACCTCAGCGTCGGCACGAACACGATCACCACGGTTGTGACGGCGCAGGACAGCACGACGACCAAGACCTATACGGTGACGGTGACGCGGGCGGCGGCGGTCTCGACGGATGCTAACCTCGCCAACCTCTCGCTGTCATCCGGCACGCTTTCGCCAAGTTTCGCGAGCGGCACGACGAGCTATACCGCCTCTGTCGCCAATGGCGTGAGCACGATTACGGTGACGCCGACGGTGAGCGATGCGACGGCGACGGTGAAGGTCAACGGCACGACGGTCACGTCTGGCACGGCGTCAGGCACCATCAACCTCAGCGTCGGCACGAACACGATCACCACGGTTGTGACGGCGCAGGACAGCACGACGACCAAGACCTATACGGTGACGGTGACGCGGGCGGCGGCGGTCTCGACGGATGCTAACCTCGCCAACCTCTCGCTGTCATCCGGCACGCTTTCGCCAAGTTTCGCGAGTGGCACGATGAGCTACACGGCCTCTGTCGCCAATGGCGTGAGCACGATTACGGTCACGCCGACGGTCAGCGACGCGACCGCGACGGTCGCAGTCAATGGCACGACGGTGACTTCCGGTACGGCGTCAGGCTCGATCAACCTCAGCGTCGGCACCAACACGATCACCACGGTTGTGACGGCGCAGGATGGCACGACGACGAAGACCTATACGGTAACGGTGACGCGTGCGGCGGCTGTCTCGACGGATGCGAATCTCGCTAACCTCTCGTTGTCCTCCGGTACACTGTCACCGAGCTTTGCCAGCGGTACGACGAGCTATACCGCCTCGGTGGCCAATGGCGTGAGCACGATTACGGTGACGCCGACGGTGAGCGATGCGACGGCGACGGTGAAGGTCAACGGCACGACGGTCACGTCTGGCACGGCGTCAGGCACCATCAACCTCAGCGTCGGCACGAACACGATCACCACGGTTGTGACGGCGCAGGATGGTTCGACGACCAAGACCTATACGGTGACGGTAACACGGGCGGCGGCGGTCTCGACGGATGCAAACCTTTCGAACCTCTCGCTGTCGTCCGGCACGCTTTCGCCAAGTTTTGCGAGCGGTACGACGAGCTACACCGCCTCGGTGGCCAATGGCGTGACCTCTGTGACAGTAACGCCGATCGTGAGCGATGCCACCGCGACGGTGAAGGTCAATGGCACGACGGTGACTTCCGGCACGGCCTCGGGTTCGATCAGCCTCAGCGTCGGCACGAACACGATCACCACGGTGGTGACGGCGCAGGATGGCACGACGACGAAGACCTATACGGTAACGGTGACACGGGCGGCGCCTGTGACTCTGATACCGCAGGGCGGTGCGCTGGCTTCCGGCAACATCGGGCAAACCTATAGCCAAAACATTTCTGCAACCGGAGGAACATCAGCCTCTGGTCCCTACACATTTTCTGTGACCGGATCGCTGCCTGCGGGACTGACTTTATCGGCCGCCGGAGCCATCACCGGAATACCCATGGTGGCGGGCGAAAGCAGCTTTACCGTCACCGCGAAAGACGCGGACGGCACGACGGGCAGCGCCGTCTACACGCTTTTGATCGAGGGACAGATCATCCTGTCGCCAGGGGCAGGGTCTCTGTCCTCCGGGATAGTCGGAACACCTTATAGCCAGGGGTTTAGTGCCACAGGCGGCAAGGCGCCCTACAGCTTCGCAGTCAGTGGGACGTTACCCACAGGCTTGAGCCTTTCGAGTAATGGTGCCCTGTCTGGTACGCCGACGGCAGCGGCGAATGCGAGTTTTACCGTGACGGTAACGGATGCGGACAGGATCACCGCGTCGGGAACCTATAGCCTCGCGATTGTCGCAGCCGCCATCAAGCTTTCACCGAACGGAGGCGAGCTGGCGAAAGGCATGGCAGGCGAACAATATAGCCAGCCAATTACGGCGACGGGCGGCGTCGGAGCAACGACCTTCAGCCTGGTATCGGGCACCTTGCCGAAGGGGATGAGCCTGAACCTTTCAACAGGCGAACTGACAGGTCCGCTCGAAATCGGATCGGAGGGAGACTACAGCTTCGTTCTCCAGGCTCGCGATAGCACGGGTAACCTCGGAAGCGGTTCCTATAGCCTGAAGGTGGCGCCGCGAAGCGTGACGGTGACCGACAAGCAGATCGAGGTTCAGGCGGGATCGACGCCCGCTGACGTTCCGCTTCACCGGGGAGCGACGGGCGGTCCTTTCGTTACGGCGGAGAAAACTTTTGTCGAACCGCCGAACGCTGGCACAGCAACAATTATCCGCGGCCAGTTCGCCCAGGCGACGACGACGACGCCCGTTGGCTGGTACCTTCAGTTCACCCCAAACCCCAGCTATGCGGGTCAGGTGAGGGTGGGCTTCCGGTTGACGAGCGCGCTCGGGGTATCGAATACCGGAACGGTGACCTACACAATCGCTTTCGACAAGAAGAAGGTCACCGACGAGATAAATGGTCTTGTTGAGGATTTCGTTCGAGCCCGACAAAACCTCCTCGCCTCAACGATCAAGGTGCCAGACCTGATGAAGCGCCGGCGGTTGGAGACGGCCAAAGACCCTGTGACGACGCGCATACAGCCTTCGGCCAGCGGCGTGACCTTGGGTTTCTCCACCAGCCTTGTGCAGATGGAGTCGGCAGGCAGCAAAGGAACCCGCGGTTCCGGTGGATCTCTTTCCCCGTTCAATATCTGGATCGACGGCACCTTCATGGCCCATAATCGCGAGCAGAACGGTGATCGTTGGGGAAGCTTCGCCATGATCTCCACCGGAGCAGATTATCTCGTCACGGACAAACTGCTGCTGGGTCTATCCTTCCACTATGACCGGATGACGGACCCCACTGACAAAGACGCCGAACTGACCGGAAACGGCTGGCTGGCAGGGCCTTACGCCTCAATGGAAATCGCCAAGGGCGTTTTCTGGAATGCCAATGTTCTCTACGGCGGATCGGTAAATGATATCGAGACCGAGTTCTGGGACGGCGATTTCGATACCAGTCGCTGGCTGTTCGATAGCTCCATCAACGGTGAATGGCGGCTGGACGCTGACACTGTTCTGGTTCCGAAACTGCGCGCGGTTTATCTGTCTGAAACGGTAAAGGATTATGCCGTCAACAATGCTCAGGGCGATAGGCTGGACATCAAGGGTTTCACGACCGAACAGTTGCGGGTGAGCCTTGGTGCAGACCTGTCGAGGGATATTCATCTGGAGAACGGAATGGTTCTGACGCCAAGGATCGGGGTCACCGGGGGCTATTCCGGGCTCGACGGTTCGGGCGCGTTCGGGCAGGTTTCAGCGGGTCTCTCTTTGAATGCAGAGGCCGCCTGGACGCTCGATTTCGATCTGCTTTTCAATATTGACAATGATGGCGAGAGGTCACCCGGCGCCCGCGCGCGGATCGGTGGTAGGTTCTAGCGCGCAGTTCTACCGGGTTCGACTTTCAACACGGAGTCGAACCAGATGTCCGTGCTGTAAATCCTTGATCGACAAAGATCGAGGTCACAGGAAAGTTCGATCAGGTCGAATTTTCCCTGGTCATGAGAGGAAGACCAGTCACTTCGGCCAGATGGCCCGCTACGCCGGGAGCGGCCGCAAGCACGGGGCCGCCCATGACAAGATCCGCTGACGTGACGGGAAATGTTCCGGTACAGCCGCCAGCCTCCCGCACCATCAGGAGGCCGCCGAGACAATCCCAAGCATTCATGAAGTATTCGACGTAACCATCGGTGCGGCCTTCCGCAACCCAGGCTAGGGCAAGAGCCCCGGATGCGCCACGACGAACAGAGGCGCCTCCGGAAAAGACAGCGGTGAAAAGCGAGATATACTCACCCTCGGGCGTATGGTGCGACCAACCGAGTTCTATGCTGGCGGTTTCCAGCGTGGATGTCGCTGCAACCCTTAGTGGGACACCATTCTTTGCCGCGCCGCGTCCCCGCCGCGCCGTATAAAGTTCGCCGGTAACGGGATTATAGGTCGCTGCCAGTTCGGTTTGACCGTCCTCCACATAGGCGATAGCCACGCAGAAATGATCGATCCCACGAGCAAAGTTCGCTGTCCCATCGATCGGATCGACGACCCATAATCTGGAGCCGCCCGATCCGCCGCCGGTTTCCTCACCGAGCAGGCTATCCTCCGGGAAACGAGCTCTCAAC from the Rhizobium rhizoryzae genome contains:
- a CDS encoding cadherin-like beta sandwich domain-containing protein encodes the protein MRLCLVLAAILLTATHAAAALSTACQQLNTDFGSGRTFTVGDISSGSSANFNSDYPLLAGEKVTWQANATADPTNDTEAQYSVYDGNFASLAGARTRNVGSFSQSGSYTLTVNETVNLEIGTERNGNETSGASITMTASCSAATASTNANLSNLSLSSGTLSPSFASGTTSYTASVANGVSTITVTPTVSDATATVKVNGTTVTSGTASGSINLSVGTNTITTVVTAQDSTTTKTYTVTVTRAAAVSTDTNLANLSLSSGTLSPSFASGTTSYTASVANGVSTITVTPTVSDATATVKVNGTTVTSGTASGTINLSVGTNTITTVVTAQDSTTTKTYTVTVTRAAAVSTDANLANLSLSSGTLSPSFASGTTSYTASVANGVSTITVTPTVSDATATVKVNGTTVTSGTASGTINLSVGTNTITTVVTAQDSTTTKTYTVTVTRAAAVSTDANLANLSLSSGTLSPSFASGTMSYTASVANGVSTITVTPTVSDATATVAVNGTTVTSGTASGSINLSVGTNTITTVVTAQDGTTTKTYTVTVTRAAAVSTDANLANLSLSSGTLSPSFASGTTSYTASVANGVSTITVTPTVSDATATVKVNGTTVTSGTASGTINLSVGTNTITTVVTAQDGSTTKTYTVTVTRAAAVSTDANLSNLSLSSGTLSPSFASGTTSYTASVANGVTSVTVTPIVSDATATVKVNGTTVTSGTASGSISLSVGTNTITTVVTAQDGTTTKTYTVTVTRAAPVTLIPQGGALASGNIGQTYSQNISATGGTSASGPYTFSVTGSLPAGLTLSAAGAITGIPMVAGESSFTVTAKDADGTTGSAVYTLLIEGQIILSPGAGSLSSGIVGTPYSQGFSATGGKAPYSFAVSGTLPTGLSLSSNGALSGTPTAAANASFTVTVTDADRITASGTYSLAIVAAAIKLSPNGGELAKGMAGEQYSQPITATGGVGATTFSLVSGTLPKGMSLNLSTGELTGPLEIGSEGDYSFVLQARDSTGNLGSGSYSLKVAPRSVTVTDKQIEVQAGSTPADVPLHRGATGGPFVTAEKTFVEPPNAGTATIIRGQFAQATTTTPVGWYLQFTPNPSYAGQVRVGFRLTSALGVSNTGTVTYTIAFDKKKVTDEINGLVEDFVRARQNLLASTIKVPDLMKRRRLETAKDPVTTRIQPSASGVTLGFSTSLVQMESAGSKGTRGSGGSLSPFNIWIDGTFMAHNREQNGDRWGSFAMISTGADYLVTDKLLLGLSFHYDRMTDPTDKDAELTGNGWLAGPYASMEIAKGVFWNANVLYGGSVNDIETEFWDGDFDTSRWLFDSSINGEWRLDADTVLVPKLRAVYLSETVKDYAVNNAQGDRLDIKGFTTEQLRVSLGADLSRDIHLENGMVLTPRIGVTGGYSGLDGSGAFGQVSAGLSLNAEAAWTLDFDLLFNIDNDGERSPGARARIGGRF
- a CDS encoding inositol monophosphatase family protein translates to MSSTTLDERENALHGIIRDAGLVALDCYRKRRAGEFSLKGRQDFLTEADGLVEARVFAQLRARFPEDSLLGEETGGGSGGSRLWVVDPIDGTANFARGIDHFCVAIAYVEDGQTELAATYNPVTGELYTARRGRGAAKNGVPLRVAATSTLETASIELGWSHHTPEGEYISLFTAVFSGGASVRRGASGALALAWVAEGRTDGYVEYFMNAWDCLGGLLMVREAGGCTGTFPVTSADLVMGGPVLAAAPGVAGHLAEVTGLPLMTRENST